The Streptomyces taklimakanensis nucleotide sequence CGCCACCCGCGCATGGGTGCTGTCGCTTCGGATTCTCCCACACTTCCCGGAGCGTTTCGCTCCGTTCCGTCGGGATCGCCTGGCGACACCCAGAACATTAGCACGCCTCGCGGGGTGGTCTCACACCCGTATCGACCCCGCCGGTTTGGGACACTGGTCGCGTGCCGGCTCTACGATCCGTGTGAGGGTTGACACCCGCGCGCCAGGCCCGGAAGGGAACCAGCCGTTTTCCTCGCGCGTGGATACGATCAGTAAGCAGTATCGGAGGCGACGCGTCGTGTGCGACCGGCGCACTAGAGCCGAGGGCATCGGGGAAGGAGGTGCACCGTGGGAGTTCTGAAGCGCTTCGAGCAGCGACTCGAGGGTCTCGTCAACGGCACCTTCGCCAAGGTGTTCAAGTCGGAGGTACAGCCCGTCGAGATCGCGGGCGCCCTCCAGCGCGAGTGCGACAACAACGCCACCATCTGGAACCGCGAGCGTACGGTCGTGCCCAACGACTTCATCGTCGAGCTCAGCGCCCCGGACCACGAACGCCTCAGCCCGTACTCCGGGCAGCTCGGCGACGAACTGGCCGGGATGGTGCGCGAGTACGCCAAGCAGCAGCGCTACACCTTCATGGGATCGGTCAAGGTCCACCTGGAGCGCGCCGACGACCTCGACACCGGCCTGTACCGGGTCCGCAGCCGCACTCTCGCCTCCAGCACCTCCCAGCCCCGCCCCCAGTCCCCGCCGCCTCCGCACGGCGCCCCCGGCGGCGGTTACGGATACCCGCCGCAGCGGCCCGCGGGGCCCCCGCCCATGCCCGCCGGCCCGCCGCCCGGGGCCCCCGGCGGAGGCGGGGCGCTGCCCTCCGCCCAGACTCGCCGCTGGATCGAGATCAACGGCACCCGCCACCAGATCTCCCGCCCCACCATGGTGCTGGGCCGCTCCACCGAGACCGACGTGCGGATCGACGACCCCGGCGTCTCCCGGCGGCACTGCGAGATCCGGGCCGGAAACCCCACCACGATCCAGGACCTGGGCTCCACCAACGGCATCGTGGTGGACGGACAGCACACCACGCGCGCTACGCTCCGCGACGGCTCACGCATCGTCGTGGGCAGCACGACGATCATTTACCGGCAAGCCGAAGGGTGAAGCGGGGGCAATGTCAGAGCTGACCCTGACGGTCATGCGGTTGGGTTTTCTCGCCGTACTGTGGCTGTTCGTCATCGTGACCGTGCAGGTCATCAGGAGCGACCTCTTCGGCACCCGCGTGACCCAACGCACCGCCCGCCGCGAGGCGCAACGTCCGCCTCAGCCGCGCCAGGCCCAGCAGCCGACCGGCCGCGGCGGCGGACGGCGGCGCGGCGCCCCGACCAAGCTCGTGGTGACCGAGGGGTCGCTCACCGGCACCACCGTGGCCCTCCAGGGACAGACCATCACGCTCGGCCGGGCCCACGACTCGACGATCGTGCTGGACGACGACTACGCCTCCAGCCGCCACGCCCGGATCTACCCGGACCGCGACGGCCAGTGGATCGTCGAGGACCTGGGCTCCACCAACGGCACGTACCTCGACCGGACCCGGCTCACCACGCCGACACCGATTCCGCCCGGTGCGCCGATCCGCATCGGCAAGACGGTCATCGAGCTGCGGAAGTAGTGGACGCGACCATGACGACCGGAGGGTGGGCACCGTGCGGATGTACCCGGAGCCGACGGGCGAGGTGCGCATGAGCCTGTCACTGCGCTTCGCCGCCGGATCGCACAAAGGCATGATCCGCGAGGGCAACGAGGACTCCGGCTACGCCGGTCCCCGGCTGCTCGCGATCGCCGACGGCATGGGGGGCCAGGCCGCCGGCGAGGTCGCCAGCTCCGAGGTGATCTCCATCCTCGTCCAGTTGGACGACGACGTTCCCGGGTCCGACCTCCTCACCTCGCTCGGCTCCGCCGTGCAGCGCGCCAACGAGCAGCTCCGCGTCATGGTCGAGGAGGACCCGCAGCTGGAGGGCATGGGCACCACGCTCACCGCCCTGCTGTGGACGGGCCGCCGGCTCGGCCTGGTCCATGTGGGCGACTCCCGCGCGTACCTGCTGCGCGACGGCCGGCTCACCCAGATCACCCAGGACCACACCTGGGTCCAGCGGCTGGTGGACGAGGGCCGGATCACCGAGGAGGAGGCCACCACCCACCCGCAGCGCTCCCTGCTGATGCGCGCGCTGGGCAGCGGCGACCGGGTCGAGCCCGACCTGTCCATCCGCGAGGTGCGGCCCGGGGACCGCTATCTGCTCTGCTCCGACGGCCTCTCCGGTGTCGTCAGCCACCAGACGATGGAGGAGACCCTCGCCGGCTACCAGGGTCCGCACGAGACCGTGCAGGAGCTGATCCAGCTCGCCCTGCGCGGCGGCGGCCCGGACAACATCACCTGCATCGTCGCCGACGTCCTCGACGTCGACGACGGCGACACCCTCGCCGGGCAGCTCAACGACACCCCGGTGATCGTGGGCGCCGTCGCCGAGAACCAGCACCAGCTCGGCGACCCGGGCACCCTCCAGACCCCCGCCGCGCGCGCGGCCGAACTCGGCCGCGGCGGCGTGCCCCAGCAGCAGACGTCGGACGGTTCCTCGGGCGGTTTCGGCCCGCCCGGCGGCGGGGCCGGGGCGGCACCGCCGAACGGCGCCTTCGGGGCGTACGCCGAAGGCGCCTTCGACAAGCCACGCAGAGGCCTCACCTGGCTCAAGCGCTCCCTCCTCGTGGCGCTCGTGCTCGGTGTCGTCGGCGGTGGCCTGTACGCGGGCCACCGCTGGACGCAGACGCAGTACTACGTCGGCGTCGAGGGCGACCACGTGGCGATCTACCGCGGCATCACCCAGAAGCTGGGCTGGATCGAACTCAGCGAGATCGAGCGGCGTTCCGCGGTCGAACTCAAGTACCTCCCGGCCTACCAGCGCAACGAGGTCGAGGAGGGCATCTCCATGGGCAGCCTCGCGCAGGCCGAGGACCGGCTGAGGAAGCTGGAGGAGCAGGCCGAGGTCTGCAGGATCGTGGCCGAGCAGCGCCAGGAACGGCAGCGTGCCGAGGCCGAGGCCGAGGCGGAGTCCGACGACAAGGTCGGCGACACGACGGGAGGCGCGGAAGGCGGCACGGAAGGCGGCGGGGCCGGCACGGGCGAGGAGACCGGGAACGGCGCGCCTCCGTCCGGCGACCCCTCCGCCGCGTCTCTCGCCGCCCTCTTCACCCACACCACCGCCACGTCCGTCCGCACCGCAAGCGACAGCACCCAGAGCTCCACCGCCGCTCCCACCCCGGGCCCCACCCTTCCGGAGGAACAGCAGAAGCTCGCCAAGCAGTGCACCACGCCATAGGGGGCCGCACTCCATGAGCACCAGTCACACCACGGGCAGCAACACCACGATCTCCTCCGGGGACCTGCCCAGCCGCCGCAACACCGAGCTGGCGATGCTCGCCTTCGCGGTGCTGATCCCGGTGTTCGCCTACGCCAACGTGGGCCTGGCCGTCAACGGCGAGGTCCCGGCGGGCATGCTCGGCTACGGCCTCGGTCTCGGCCTGCTCGCCGGCATCGCGCACCTGGTGGTGCGGAAGTTCGCGCCGTACGCCGATCCGTTGATGCTGCCCATCGCCACGCTCCTCAACGGGATGGGGCTGGTGCTGATCTGGCGGCTCGACCAGTCCGAACGGGTCCCTCTGGTCAGGGAGGGCGCCGCCGCCCCCAACCAGCTGATGTGGTCCGCGCTGGGCATAGCGCTCTTCCTCGCCGTGCTGATCTTCCTCAAGGACCACCGGATCCTCCAGCGCTACACCTACATCTCGATGGCCGTGGCGCTGGTCCTGCTGATCCTGCCGATGTTCTTCCCGGCGGTCTACGGCGCCAAGATCTGGATCACCATCGGCGGGATGTCCATCCAGCCCGGCGAGTTCGCGAAGATCATCATCGCGGTCTTCTTCGCCGGCTACCTGATGGTGAAGAGAGACGCCCTGGCGCTGGCCAGCCGCCGTTTCATGGGCCTGTACCTGCCGCGCGGCCGCGACCTCGGTCCGATCCTGGTGATCTGGGCGCTCAGCGTCCTCATCCTGGTCTTCGAGACCGACCTGGGCACCTCGCTGCTCTTCTTCGGCCTCTTCGTCGTGATGCTGTACGTGGCCACCGAGCGCACCAGTTGGATCCTCTTCGGCCTCACCCTGGCCGTGGCCGGCGCGGTGGCCGTGGCCAGCTTCGAGCCCCACGTACAGGGCCGTGTCGAGGACTGGCTGGACCCCTTCCACGTCGTCCGGGAGACCGGCAACGCCAACCAGCCCGCGCAGGCCATGTGGGCCTTCGGTGCCGGCGGCATCATCGGCGCCGGGCTCGGTCAGGGCCACTCCGACCTGATCGGCTTCGCCGCCAGGAGCGACTACATCTTCGCCACCGTCGGCGAGGAGCTGGGTCTGACCGGCGTCATGGCGTTCGTCCTGCTGTACGGCCTCCTCGTGGAGCGCGGGGTCCGCACCGCCCTGGCCGCCCGCGACCCGTTCGGCAAGCTGCTCGCCGTGGGCCTGTCCGCGGCCTTCGCCATCCAGGTCTTCGTGGTGGCCGGCGGTGTGATGGCCCTCATCCCGCTGACCGGCATGACCATGCCCTTCCTGGCGCAGGGTGGCTCGTCCGTCATCGCCAACTGGGCGCTCGTCGCGATCCTGTTGAAGATCAGCGACACCGCCCGACGGCCCGCCCCCGCCCCCGCGCCCTCACCCGACGTCGAGATGACCCAGGTGGTCCGATCGTGAACAAGCCCCTGCGCCGCATCGCCATCTTCTGCGGTCTGCTCATGGTCGCCCTGATGGTCCGCGCCAACTGGATCCAGTTCGTCCAGGCCGACGAGTTGCAGAGCGACCCGAAGAACCGCCGCGTCGCCATCGAGCGCTACGGCCAGCCGCGCGGCAACATCATCCTCTCCAACGGGGAGGCGATCACCGGTTCGACCGAGGTCGAGGGGACCGACTTCCGGTACAAGCGGACGTACAAGAACGGCGAGATGTGGGCCCCGGTCACGGGCTACGCCTCGCAGGCGTACGGCGCCACCCAGTTGGAGGCCATCTACGACGGCATCCTCACCGGGGACGACGACCGGCTGTTCTTCAACCGCACCATCGACATGATCACCGGCAAGGACCAGAAGGGCGGCAACGTCGTCACGACGCTGGACCAGTCCGTCCAGCAGGCCGGCTTCGAGGCGATGGGCGACAAGAGGGGCGCGGCCGTCGCGATCAATCCCGAGACCGGTGCCATCCTCGGCCTGATCAGCACTCCCTCGTACGACCCCTCCGTCTTCGCGGGCAACTCCGCCAAGGACGCCGAGGCCTGGAAGAAGCTCCAGAAGGAGAACGACCCCAGCGACCCGATGCTCAACCGGGCGCTGCGCCAGACCTACCCGCCCGGTTCGACGTTCAAGATCGTCACCGCCGCCGCCGCGATCGAGAGCGGTCTGTACGAGGACATCGACGAGAAGACCGACTCCCCGGACCCGTACCTCCTCCCGGGCACCAGGACGAACCTGCCCAACGACGGCAACCACTCCTGTGAGAACGCCTCGCTCCGGGTGGCGATGCAGTGGTCCTGCAACACGGTCTTCGCCAAGATCGCCCACGAGGTCGGCAACGAGGAGATGATCGAGTACGCCGAGAAGTTCGGCTTCGGTCAGGAGCACTTCGTCCCGGTCCGCACCGCGGTCTCCGTCTACCCCGAGGACAACCAGCCGCAGAACGCCCAGGCCGGCATCGGCCAGGCGTCCAACCGCGCCACCCCGATCCAGATGGCCATGGTCACCGCGGCGGTCGCCAACGACGGCAAGATGATGGAGCCGTACATGGTGGACCGGCTCGTCGCGCCGAACCTCAGCACCGTCGAGGAGCACAAGCCCAAGGAGATGGGACAGCCCATCTCGGGTGAGACCGCGCAGAAGCTCCAGCAGGCGATGGAGACGGTCGTCGAGAAGGGCACCGGAACCATCGCCCAGATCGACGGCGTCACAGTCGGTGGCAAGACCGGAACCGCCCAGCACGGCGAGAACAACGAGGAGAACCCGTACGCCTGGTTCGTCTCCTACGCGAAGACCGCCGACGGGTCCACGCCGATCGCCGTCGCGGTCATCATCGAGAGCGCCGACGTTCTCCGCGACGACATCGCGGGCAGCAAGCTGGCCGCACCGGTGGCCAAGGCCATGATGAAGGCCGCGCTCGAAGGCAAGGGGTGACCGAGAGGCACCTCACGTCGGTGACAGCGGCGTCCCGGCCTCTCATCCGGTCCGGGTACGGTATGGCGAGCAACAGCACCGCCGGACCGCGCAGGGAGACGGTCAGGACGAACGGAGAGGGCTGGAGACTATGGAAGAGCCGCGTCGCCTCGGCGGCCGGTACGAGCTGGGCTCGGTGCTCGGCCGAGGCGGTATGGCCGAGGTCCACCTCGCCCACGACACCCGCCTGGGACGCACCGTCGCGGTGAAGACGCTCCGGGTGGACCTCGCCCGGGACCCCACGTTCCAGGCCCGCTTCCGCCGTGAGGCCCAGTCGGCGGCCTCGCTCAACCACCCGGCGATCGTCGCCGTCTACGACACCGGCGAGGACTACGTCGACGGTGTCTCCATTCCGTACATCGTCATGGAGTACGTCGACGGCTCGACCCTGCGCGAGCTGCTGCACTCGGGGCGCAAACTGCTGCCCGAGCGCTCCCTGGAGATGTGCGTCGGCATCCTCCAGGCCCTGGAGTACTCCCACCGCAACGGCATCGTCCACCGGGACATCAAGCCCGCGAACGTCATGCTGACGCGCACGGGCCAGGTCAAGGTGATGGACTTCGGCATCGCCCGTGCCATGGGCGACTCCGGCATGACCATGACCCAGACCGCGGCCGTCATCGGCACCGCCCAGTACCTCTCCCCGGAGCAGGCCAAGGGCGAGACGGTGGACGCCCGTTCCGACCTGTACTCCACCGGCTGCCTGCTGTACGAGCTGCTGACGGTGCGGCCGCCGTTCGTCGGGGACTCCCCCGTCGCGGTCGCCTACCAGCACGTGCGGGAGGAACCACAGCCACCGAGTTCCTTCGACCCCGAGATCACGCCGGAGATGGACGCCATCGTCCTCAAGGCGCTGGTCAAGGACCCCGACTACCGCTACCAGTCCGCCGACGAGATGCGTGCCGACATCGAGGCCGCCCTCGACGGCCAGCCCGTCGGCGCCGCGGCGGCGATGGGCGCGGCGTCCTACGGTCCCGGCGGCGGTTACCACCCCGACGACCAGCCGACCACCGCGCTGCGCGCGGCGTCCCCGGCGTCCGCCCAGACGTCCATGCTGCCGCCGATGCGCGAGGACGACGGCGGCTACGGCTACGACGACCGGCCCGACAGACGCCGCGGCGGCGGTGGCCGCAACCCGCTCTCCACGATCCTGCTGGTGCTGGGCGGCATCCTCGTCCTGGTCGGAGCGGCCTTCATCGGCAAGGTGCTCCTCAGCCCCAACGACAGCAACCCGTCCGTACCCGGTCTCGCCGGCTACACCTTCGAGGAGGCCCAGCAACGGGCCGCCAACTCCAGACTCGAGGTCGTCAAGGGAGAGAGCGAGTTCTGCGAGGAGAAGAAGGACACCGTCTGCCGGACCGAGCCGGGCGAGGGCCAGGAGGTCGAGGAGGGTGAGACGATCACCCTGATCATGTCCAAGGGCCCCAGCGAGATCGACGTCCCGGACGTCAAGGGCGACAACGCCGACGAAGCCGAGCGGGAGCTGCGGGAGGCCGGGTTCGAGGTCGAGCGCGAGACCGAGGTCTCGGACCAGCCGGCCGGCACGGTCATCGAGCAGGACCCGGCGGGCGGCAGCACGGCCAAGCCCGAGTCCACGGTCACCATCACCGTGGCCCGGGAGGACCCGCGGCCGACCGTGCCGCCCGTGGTCGGGCAGGACTTCGAGACGGCCAAGCAGCACCTGCAGGGCGTGGGCTTCACCAACATCGAGCGGGCCGAGCAGGAGAGCGACCAGCCCCCGAACACGGTCCTGAAGCAGGACCCGCCCGGGGGGCAGAAGGCCGAGGCGGACGCCCCCATCACCCTGATCGTGGCCAAGGCGCCCCCGGAGGAACAGGTCGCCGTTCCGCCCATCCAGCCGGGCCAGCCGCTCAAGGACGCCCGCAAGACGCTGGAGGACGCCGGCTTCAACGTCGCCGTGGGCGAGGGGCCCGACGACCCCAACGCCATCGTCCTCAGCACCGACCCGCCGGCCGGCACCCAGCTCAAGAAGGGCGACACGGTCACCGTGAAGACCTTCGGCGGCGGCAACGGGAACAACGGGAACGGCGGCGGCCCCGGCGGCTTCTTCGACGGGCTCGGCCGGGAACGGGACGACTGACCGGAGCGGAACGACCGACCCGCCCCCGGAGGGGCGACGGGGAGGACCGGGAGAGCCACGAGGCCCCGGCCGGTGGGAAACCGGCCGGGGCCCCGTGGCGTGCGCCTCGGTTCGCGGGGCGCGCCTCGCGCTCGCGCCACGGCCGGGCCGCGCGGGGCGCGGCCGTGGCGTACCGTCAGCGGATCTCCCGCGGCGGGGTGCGCCGCTCGTCCACCTTCTCGGTGCGCACCAGCTCGCCCCAGACGATGTAGCGGTAGTCGGAGGTGAAGACCGGGGTGCAGGTGGTCAGGGTGATGTACTTCCCCTTCTCCTTCTTCCCCGACTCCTTCGGGACGTCCGCCAGCACCGCCACGTTGTACTTGGACGTCTTCGGCA carries:
- a CDS encoding penicillin-binding transpeptidase domain-containing protein — encoded protein: MNKPLRRIAIFCGLLMVALMVRANWIQFVQADELQSDPKNRRVAIERYGQPRGNIILSNGEAITGSTEVEGTDFRYKRTYKNGEMWAPVTGYASQAYGATQLEAIYDGILTGDDDRLFFNRTIDMITGKDQKGGNVVTTLDQSVQQAGFEAMGDKRGAAVAINPETGAILGLISTPSYDPSVFAGNSAKDAEAWKKLQKENDPSDPMLNRALRQTYPPGSTFKIVTAAAAIESGLYEDIDEKTDSPDPYLLPGTRTNLPNDGNHSCENASLRVAMQWSCNTVFAKIAHEVGNEEMIEYAEKFGFGQEHFVPVRTAVSVYPEDNQPQNAQAGIGQASNRATPIQMAMVTAAVANDGKMMEPYMVDRLVAPNLSTVEEHKPKEMGQPISGETAQKLQQAMETVVEKGTGTIAQIDGVTVGGKTGTAQHGENNEENPYAWFVSYAKTADGSTPIAVAVIIESADVLRDDIAGSKLAAPVAKAMMKAALEGKG
- a CDS encoding FtsW/RodA/SpoVE family cell cycle protein, translating into MSTSHTTGSNTTISSGDLPSRRNTELAMLAFAVLIPVFAYANVGLAVNGEVPAGMLGYGLGLGLLAGIAHLVVRKFAPYADPLMLPIATLLNGMGLVLIWRLDQSERVPLVREGAAAPNQLMWSALGIALFLAVLIFLKDHRILQRYTYISMAVALVLLILPMFFPAVYGAKIWITIGGMSIQPGEFAKIIIAVFFAGYLMVKRDALALASRRFMGLYLPRGRDLGPILVIWALSVLILVFETDLGTSLLFFGLFVVMLYVATERTSWILFGLTLAVAGAVAVASFEPHVQGRVEDWLDPFHVVRETGNANQPAQAMWAFGAGGIIGAGLGQGHSDLIGFAARSDYIFATVGEELGLTGVMAFVLLYGLLVERGVRTALAARDPFGKLLAVGLSAAFAIQVFVVAGGVMALIPLTGMTMPFLAQGGSSVIANWALVAILLKISDTARRPAPAPAPSPDVEMTQVVRS
- a CDS encoding protein phosphatase 2C domain-containing protein, whose product is MGTVRMYPEPTGEVRMSLSLRFAAGSHKGMIREGNEDSGYAGPRLLAIADGMGGQAAGEVASSEVISILVQLDDDVPGSDLLTSLGSAVQRANEQLRVMVEEDPQLEGMGTTLTALLWTGRRLGLVHVGDSRAYLLRDGRLTQITQDHTWVQRLVDEGRITEEEATTHPQRSLLMRALGSGDRVEPDLSIREVRPGDRYLLCSDGLSGVVSHQTMEETLAGYQGPHETVQELIQLALRGGGPDNITCIVADVLDVDDGDTLAGQLNDTPVIVGAVAENQHQLGDPGTLQTPAARAAELGRGGVPQQQTSDGSSGGFGPPGGGAGAAPPNGAFGAYAEGAFDKPRRGLTWLKRSLLVALVLGVVGGGLYAGHRWTQTQYYVGVEGDHVAIYRGITQKLGWIELSEIERRSAVELKYLPAYQRNEVEEGISMGSLAQAEDRLRKLEEQAEVCRIVAEQRQERQRAEAEAEAESDDKVGDTTGGAEGGTEGGGAGTGEETGNGAPPSGDPSAASLAALFTHTTATSVRTASDSTQSSTAAPTPGPTLPEEQQKLAKQCTTP
- a CDS encoding FHA domain-containing protein FhaB/FipA: MSELTLTVMRLGFLAVLWLFVIVTVQVIRSDLFGTRVTQRTARREAQRPPQPRQAQQPTGRGGGRRRGAPTKLVVTEGSLTGTTVALQGQTITLGRAHDSTIVLDDDYASSRHARIYPDRDGQWIVEDLGSTNGTYLDRTRLTTPTPIPPGAPIRIGKTVIELRK
- the pknB gene encoding Stk1 family PASTA domain-containing Ser/Thr kinase: MEEPRRLGGRYELGSVLGRGGMAEVHLAHDTRLGRTVAVKTLRVDLARDPTFQARFRREAQSAASLNHPAIVAVYDTGEDYVDGVSIPYIVMEYVDGSTLRELLHSGRKLLPERSLEMCVGILQALEYSHRNGIVHRDIKPANVMLTRTGQVKVMDFGIARAMGDSGMTMTQTAAVIGTAQYLSPEQAKGETVDARSDLYSTGCLLYELLTVRPPFVGDSPVAVAYQHVREEPQPPSSFDPEITPEMDAIVLKALVKDPDYRYQSADEMRADIEAALDGQPVGAAAAMGAASYGPGGGYHPDDQPTTALRAASPASAQTSMLPPMREDDGGYGYDDRPDRRRGGGGRNPLSTILLVLGGILVLVGAAFIGKVLLSPNDSNPSVPGLAGYTFEEAQQRAANSRLEVVKGESEFCEEKKDTVCRTEPGEGQEVEEGETITLIMSKGPSEIDVPDVKGDNADEAERELREAGFEVERETEVSDQPAGTVIEQDPAGGSTAKPESTVTITVAREDPRPTVPPVVGQDFETAKQHLQGVGFTNIERAEQESDQPPNTVLKQDPPGGQKAEADAPITLIVAKAPPEEQVAVPPIQPGQPLKDARKTLEDAGFNVAVGEGPDDPNAIVLSTDPPAGTQLKKGDTVTVKTFGGGNGNNGNGGGPGGFFDGLGRERDD
- a CDS encoding FhaA domain-containing protein, which gives rise to MGVLKRFEQRLEGLVNGTFAKVFKSEVQPVEIAGALQRECDNNATIWNRERTVVPNDFIVELSAPDHERLSPYSGQLGDELAGMVREYAKQQRYTFMGSVKVHLERADDLDTGLYRVRSRTLASSTSQPRPQSPPPPHGAPGGGYGYPPQRPAGPPPMPAGPPPGAPGGGGALPSAQTRRWIEINGTRHQISRPTMVLGRSTETDVRIDDPGVSRRHCEIRAGNPTTIQDLGSTNGIVVDGQHTTRATLRDGSRIVVGSTTIIYRQAEG